The following proteins are encoded in a genomic region of Pikeienuella piscinae:
- a CDS encoding DUF1499 domain-containing protein yields MSRIARALLWIIATICVAFIAFAIWVRLAPDDAADWREDPAAITASGALNEYVVRPEADGADAVSPVYDEPPESLIARFRDMALAEPRVGLLDESGGILTLVQRSMLMGFPDYISVRAVSVDGGAALYIHSRSRYGKSDWGVNEARISAWLGNL; encoded by the coding sequence GTGAGTCGCATCGCCAGAGCGCTTCTCTGGATTATCGCCACAATCTGTGTCGCGTTCATCGCCTTCGCCATCTGGGTGCGCCTCGCTCCCGACGACGCCGCGGATTGGCGCGAGGACCCGGCGGCAATCACGGCCTCCGGCGCTTTGAATGAATATGTCGTGAGACCGGAAGCCGACGGTGCGGATGCAGTATCGCCGGTCTATGACGAGCCGCCGGAATCGCTCATCGCCCGCTTTCGCGACATGGCGCTGGCCGAGCCGCGTGTGGGCCTGCTCGATGAGAGCGGCGGAATCCTTACCCTGGTTCAACGCTCCATGCTGATGGGGTTTCCCGATTATATTTCAGTGCGCGCGGTTTCCGTGGACGGCGGCGCCGCACTCTATATCCACTCGCGCTCGCGCTACGGGAAGAGCGACTGGGGCGTCAACGAGGCGCGAATCTCAGCCTGGCTCGGAAATCTCTGA
- the ispG gene encoding flavodoxin-dependent (E)-4-hydroxy-3-methylbut-2-enyl-diphosphate synthase, which yields MSIRPWRDIQRRVSRKIRVGSVEVGGDAPISVQTMTNTLTSDAKATIEQVLACAEAGADIVRVSCPDEASTKAFREICRESPVPLVADIHFHYKRAIEAAEAGAACLRINPGNIGAPERVREVIRAAKDHGCSIRIGVNAGSLEKHLLEKYAEPCPEAMIESGLDHIRILEDNDFHEFKISVKASDVFLAAAAYQGLADVTDAPIHLGVTEAGGYVTGSIKSAIGLGNLLWMGIGDTLRVSLSADPVEEVKIGFEILKSLGLRHRGVNIISCPSCARQGFDVIATVAELEKRLEHIRTPMSLSIIGCVVNGPGEALMTDIGFTGGGAGSGMVYLAGRQDHKMGNERMIDHIVELVEKRAAEIEAAQAVAMKAAE from the coding sequence ATGAGCATCCGCCCCTGGCGCGATATCCAGCGCCGCGTCTCGCGCAAGATTCGCGTCGGTTCGGTCGAGGTGGGTGGCGATGCGCCGATCTCCGTTCAGACGATGACCAACACGCTGACGTCCGACGCGAAAGCGACCATAGAACAGGTGCTGGCCTGCGCTGAAGCCGGCGCCGACATCGTTCGCGTCTCATGCCCGGACGAGGCGTCGACAAAGGCGTTTCGCGAGATCTGCCGTGAAAGCCCGGTGCCGCTGGTCGCGGATATCCACTTTCACTACAAGCGCGCGATTGAGGCGGCCGAGGCGGGCGCGGCGTGCCTGCGCATCAATCCCGGCAATATCGGCGCGCCCGAGCGGGTGCGCGAAGTGATCCGCGCCGCGAAGGATCACGGTTGCTCGATTCGTATCGGCGTCAACGCCGGGAGCCTCGAGAAGCATCTGCTGGAAAAATACGCGGAACCATGTCCCGAGGCGATGATCGAGAGCGGACTCGACCATATCCGCATTCTTGAAGACAATGATTTTCACGAGTTCAAGATCAGCGTGAAAGCCTCCGACGTCTTTCTCGCCGCCGCAGCTTATCAGGGGTTGGCGGACGTTACCGACGCGCCGATCCATCTCGGCGTCACCGAGGCGGGGGGGTATGTCACGGGCTCGATCAAGTCCGCCATCGGACTCGGTAATCTCCTCTGGATGGGGATTGGCGACACGCTCCGCGTTTCGCTGTCCGCCGATCCGGTGGAGGAGGTGAAGATCGGTTTCGAGATCCTGAAATCGCTCGGGCTTCGTCATCGCGGAGTGAACATCATCTCCTGTCCGTCCTGCGCACGCCAGGGCTTCGATGTGATCGCCACGGTCGCCGAGCTCGAAAAACGGCTGGAGCATATCAGGACGCCGATGAGCCTCTCGATCATCGGCTGCGTTGTGAACGGGCCGGGCGAGGCGTTGATGACTGATATCGGCTTCACCGGCGGCGGGGCCGGTTCCGGCATGGTCTATCTGGCGGGCCGTCAGGATCACAAGATGGGCAATGAGCGGATGATCGATCATATCGTCGAGCTGGTCGAAAAACGCGCCGCCGAGATCGAGGCAGCGCAGGCCGTCGCGATGAAGGCCGCCGAGTGA
- a CDS encoding helix-turn-helix domain-containing protein yields the protein MGKEYNPELRGFDSYELRLGDEMRGERASMGKSLLDVQRELRIRADYIAAIEDADASAFPFAGFAAGYVRSYARYLDMDGDDVYRRFCAESGFEGVGAGLTLTPRERAAEPEPCAPVAASGQGSKPANGAADRAVISTMFMKSNASAARVDFGSSLRGLASVAVLAVLVGGLGYGGWSLLQDLQRLGFAPLPTAPEVLVTAPDIFAPAEVAATRPVDGVARRDDARVTLASIYAAQEAAAPVVAPRDGPISSIDPKSAGIYALPTPQSTPVVVDEPAGGATILPDDHRLARAFDSVQEESVAPAMPAPPARQGVDVFATADAWVRVRDGERRVLFTGILGPGERFTLPEGATAPQLRAGNAGAVYILVDGAAFGPLGEGPQVAKNVDLKPDAVRAAYPEAADFVAPPVTKEAGQEAALEPGDRAVALRDE from the coding sequence ATGGGGAAAGAATACAACCCCGAGTTGCGTGGCTTTGATTCCTATGAATTGAGGCTCGGCGACGAAATGCGAGGCGAGCGCGCCTCCATGGGCAAGTCGCTGCTCGACGTTCAACGCGAGTTGCGCATCCGCGCCGACTACATCGCCGCGATCGAGGACGCCGACGCCTCCGCCTTTCCCTTCGCCGGTTTCGCGGCGGGTTACGTGCGCTCATACGCTCGCTATCTCGATATGGACGGCGATGACGTCTACCGCCGATTTTGCGCCGAATCGGGTTTCGAGGGCGTCGGGGCGGGGCTGACCCTGACTCCACGCGAGCGTGCGGCGGAACCCGAGCCATGCGCGCCGGTCGCGGCGAGCGGGCAGGGGTCGAAGCCGGCGAACGGCGCGGCGGACCGGGCCGTAATTTCGACAATGTTTATGAAGTCGAACGCCTCCGCTGCGCGTGTCGATTTCGGGTCCAGCCTGCGCGGGCTCGCATCGGTCGCGGTGTTGGCTGTGCTCGTCGGCGGGCTCGGCTATGGCGGCTGGAGCCTGCTGCAGGATCTCCAGCGTCTCGGCTTCGCGCCGCTGCCGACGGCGCCCGAGGTGCTGGTCACGGCGCCCGATATATTCGCGCCAGCCGAGGTCGCGGCAACGCGCCCGGTCGACGGTGTGGCCCGGCGGGACGACGCGCGGGTGACGTTGGCTTCGATTTACGCGGCGCAGGAGGCGGCCGCCCCGGTGGTGGCGCCACGCGACGGGCCGATCTCGTCGATCGACCCAAAGAGCGCCGGCATCTACGCGCTGCCGACGCCGCAGTCGACGCCTGTCGTGGTCGATGAGCCGGCCGGGGGTGCGACGATCCTGCCGGATGATCACCGTCTGGCGCGGGCCTTCGATTCGGTCCAGGAAGAAAGCGTCGCGCCCGCGATGCCTGCGCCCCCGGCGCGCCAGGGCGTCGATGTCTTCGCGACCGCGGACGCCTGGGTTCGTGTGCGCGACGGTGAGCGGCGTGTTCTTTTCACCGGCATTCTCGGGCCGGGCGAGCGGTTCACCCTGCCGGAGGGGGCGACGGCGCCGCAGCTTCGGGCCGGCAACGCCGGCGCGGTCTATATTCTTGTCGACGGCGCAGCGTTCGGGCCGCTCGGCGAAGGGCCGCAGGTTGCGAAGAATGTCGATCTGAAGCCCGACGCAGTTCGCGCCGCCTATCCGGAGGCGGCGGATTTCGTCGCGCCGCCAGTGACGAAGGAGGCCGGCCAGGAGGCCGCGTTGGAGCCTGGCGATCGCGCGGTGGCGCTTCGCGACGAATAG
- a CDS encoding DUF1295 domain-containing protein produces MDPITVYLCALALGLGVFLALWPLGLILGDVSVADAWWGPGVLAGLLLTLWIGETGSGARAALLVLLIGVWAARLCFVMLRRRIRHGEEDRRYREIRHAWGESFWWKSLFIVFALQGALQWLIAIAPLAGALAPDAPIGAVGALGALLAALGLGLEAVSDAQLDRFKRQAGPDALLVTGLRAHIRHPSYAGEMAFWWGIWLIAAEASAWWAIISPLLVTLLLTKVSGAPMTGASLKATKPEYAAWAARTPAFIPRLR; encoded by the coding sequence ATGGACCCGATAACCGTCTATCTTTGCGCTCTTGCGCTCGGATTAGGCGTCTTTCTCGCACTTTGGCCGCTCGGGCTCATCCTCGGTGACGTCAGCGTCGCCGACGCCTGGTGGGGGCCGGGCGTTCTCGCCGGATTGCTGCTCACGCTCTGGATCGGCGAGACGGGTTCGGGCGCGCGCGCGGCGCTGCTGGTCCTTCTCATCGGGGTCTGGGCGGCGCGGCTCTGCTTCGTGATGCTGCGCCGCCGCATCAGGCACGGAGAGGAGGACCGGCGCTACCGCGAGATCAGACACGCATGGGGCGAATCGTTCTGGTGGAAGAGCCTCTTCATCGTCTTCGCGCTGCAGGGCGCGCTGCAATGGCTGATCGCGATCGCCCCACTCGCAGGCGCGCTCGCCCCTGACGCGCCAATAGGCGCTGTCGGCGCGCTCGGCGCGCTGCTCGCGGCGCTCGGTCTCGGCCTTGAGGCGGTGAGCGACGCCCAGCTCGACCGGTTCAAACGCCAAGCCGGGCCTGACGCCCTGCTCGTCACCGGACTTCGCGCCCATATCCGGCATCCGTCCTATGCCGGAGAAATGGCGTTCTGGTGGGGAATCTGGCTGATCGCGGCCGAGGCGAGCGCCTGGTGGGCCATCATCTCTCCCCTCCTCGTCACGTTGTTGCTGACGAAGGTCTCCGGGGCGCCGATGACGGGAGCGAGCCTGAAAGCTACGAAGCCGGAATACGCGGCCTGGGCGGCGCGAACCCCGGCCTTCATCCCGAGACTGCGCTGA